A genomic window from Antedon mediterranea chromosome 4, ecAntMedi1.1, whole genome shotgun sequence includes:
- the LOC140047540 gene encoding uncharacterized protein, which yields MADIKVMFHQFFVANADRDLLRFLWFKDNNPSNEVIEYRMMVHLFGATSSPGCSNFGLKRAAEDGEKFYGKEAANFIKNDFYVDDGLKSLSTADEAISLIQNSTGICAKAGLRLHKWISNDRKVLSCIPEGQRGKSLYNINVKSDTLPIERVLGVSWCIESDEFKFRVQLNDYLPTRRNVLKTVCSIYDPLGFIAPVLIVAKMVLQSVCAQNLDWDDPLGPEEQSKWERWCEDIKNLNTLSIPRCYKPINFKAVTAECHHFSDASEAAYGQCSYLRLIDGDGKAAVSFLLGKARVTPANKKITIPRLELNAAVVSARVSHILKNEMDIKVPITDYFWTDSKVVLGYIQNVATRYQMFVGNRVQQIHDQTDVDDWHYINSLDNPSDEASRGLTTLKFLTTSKWIGVPDFLKQDGELKCLRQNAVDEEATKLVSTEFKRSFAVTAVITSKNDVIGRIIKKFSKWKMVKIVIARLLNLKTRLITAAKIKLKTYGIMNKLSGDFIPTVDDLQVAETIIIRSVQCEHYLPEFNVLQNFKDDLPDRDVAKSKKFALKNSRLCKLHPILDESGILRVGGRIHYSSMPMEIKHPIIIPKYSPLMTLLVDHHHKKVNHMGRSATLNSLRQGGFWLIGAVSAVSQYLRKCVTCRRSRGQLGAQKMADLPIDRLSESPPFTYYGVDLFGPFIIKERRSRVKRYGVIFTCMASRAIHLESVNSLETNSFINALRRFLSIRGPVYQMRSDQGTNFVGAINEFSKVQNFLRDQQCRWILNVPSASHMGGVWERQIRTVRSALTPLLNSCGDHLCDETFRTFLCEVQSIVNSRPLTVNNLSDPTAPEALTPNHLLTMKSNILLPPPGEFQASDIYCRRRWPISFGIGGVTSISPLFKPDKRGTSLEGIFV from the coding sequence ATGGCTGACATCAAGGTGATGTTTCATCAATTCTTTGTTGCTAATGCGGATAGAGATCTGCTGCGGTTCCTGTGGTTTAAAGACAATAATCCAAGCAATGAAGTAATTGAATATAGAATGATGGTTCATCTGTTCGGAGCAACTAGTTCGCCAGGTTGCTCTAATTTTGGTTTGAAGAGAGCAGCTGAAGATGGAGAAAAATTCTATGGAAAAGAAGCAGCAAACTTCATAAAGAATGACTTCTACGTCGATGATGGTTTAAAGTCCCTGTCTACAGCTGATGAAGCAATAAGCTTAATACAAAATAGTACAGGTATATGTGCTAAAGCCGGTTTGAGACTGCATAAATGGATCTCAAATGATAGGAAAGTTCTCAGCTGTATTCCAGAAGGACAACGAGGCAAGTCATTATATAACATCAATGTGAAGTCTGACACTCTACCTATTGAAAGAGTGTTAGGCGTATCGTGGTGCATCGAAAGTGATgagttcaaatttagggtgcaACTAAATGATTATCTCCCTACCAGACGAAATGTTCTCAAGACCGTATGCTCCATTTACGATCCGTTAGGATTTATCGCTCCTGTCCTTATTGTTGCAAAGATGGTTCTGCAAAGTGTCTGTGCACAGAATCTTGATTGGGACGATCCTTTGGGTCCCGAAGAGCAGAGCAAATGGGAGAGATGGTGCGAAGACATTAAGAACTTAAATACACTAAGCATACCACGTTGTTATAAACCAATCAATTTTAAAGCAGTGACCGCAGAATGTCATCATTTTTCAGATGCAAGTGAAGCTGCGTACGGTCAATGCTCATACTTGCGATTAATTGATGGAGATGGGAAGGCAGCCGTCTCCTTTTTGCTTGGCAAGGCCAGGGTAACTCCTGCTAATAAGAAGATTACGATACCTCGCCTTGAGTTGAACGCAGCAGTGGTATCAGCTCGAGTCAGTCATATTCTGAAGAATGAGATGGATATTAAAGTACCAATAACGGATTACTTTTGGACCGATAGTAAAGTTGTACTAGGGTACATACAGAATGTAGCTACACGGTATCAAATGTTTGTTGGTAATCGAGTGCAACAAATTCATGACCAAACTGATGTTGATGATTGGCACTACATCAATTCTTTAGATAACCCAAGTGATGAGGCAAGCCGAGGGCTGACAACTCTCAAATTTCTCACAACTTCAAAGTGGATCGGTGTACCGGATTTTCTGAAGCAGGATggtgaattaaaatgtttgagACAAAATGCCGTCGACGAGGAAGCAACAAAACTTGTTTCCACAGAATTTAAACGCTCGTTTGCTGTCACAGCTGTAATTACAAGTAAGAATGATGTGATTGGTAGAATAATTAAGAAGTTCTCCAAATGGAAAATGGTAAAGATAGTGATTGCTCGACTTTTAAACCTTAAGACAAGATTAATTACTGCAGCAAAAATCAAACTTAAAACCTATGGCATCATGAACAAGTTATCTGGAGACTTCATACCGACTGTTGATGATTTGCAGGTAGCAGAGACAATAATCATTCGTTCTGTACAATGTGAACATTACTTACCTGAATTTAATGTTTTGCAAAACTTTAAAGATGACTTACCGGACCGAGATGTGGCTAAAAGCAAGAAATTTGCACTCAAGAATTCCCGTTTGTGTAAATTACATCCAATTCTAGATGAATCTGGAATTCTGAGAGTTGGCGGTCGAATACATTATTCGTCTATGCCTATGGAAATAAAACATCCTATAATCATACCAAAATACTCACCTTTAATGACTCTTCTTGTTGATCACCACCACAAGAAAGTAAACCATATGGGCAGAAGTGCCACGTTAAACAGTCTAAGACAAGGTGGTTTCTGGTTGATTGGCGCAGTATCCGCTGTCTCACAATACTTACGAAAATGTGTGACATGTAGACGATCCAGAGGTCAACTAGGTGCCCAAAAAATGGCCGACTTACCTATTGATAGACTGTCGGAATCGCCTCCATTTACATATTATGGAGTTGATTTATTTGGCCCATTTATTATCAAAGAGAGAAGGAGTCGAGTCAAGAGATATGGTGTAATATTTACTTGTATGGCGTCTCGGGCTATACATCTTGAATCAGTCAACTCACTAGAAACAAATTCATTCATAAACGCCTTACGACGTTTCTTAAGCATAAGAGGTCCAGTATACCAGATGCGATCGGACCAGGGAACAAATTTTGTTGGGGCGATCAACGAGTTCTCTAAAGTGCAAAACTTTCTACGTGACCAGCAATGTAGATGGATACTTAATGTTCCCTCAGCAAGTCACATGGGAGGCGTATGGGAGCGTCAAATAAGGACTGTGCGCAGTGCGTTGACACCATTATTGAATAGCTGTGGAGATCATCTGTGTGACGAAACTTTTCGCACATTTTTGTGTGAGGTACAGAGTATTGTAAATTCTCGTCCGTTAACTGTAAACAATCTTTCAGATCCTACAGCTCCAGAAGCACTCACACCGAATCACTTATTGACAATGAAGTCAAATATTCTGTTACCACCACCAGGCGAATTCCAGGCAAGTGATATATATTGCCGAAGGAGATGGCCAATCAGTTTTGGCATCGGTGGCGTAACGAGTATCTCACCACTCTTCAAACCAGACAAACGTGGAACGTCACTAGAAGGAATTTTTGTGTAG